In Macadamia integrifolia cultivar HAES 741 chromosome 1, SCU_Mint_v3, whole genome shotgun sequence, a single window of DNA contains:
- the LOC122073486 gene encoding (RS)-norcoclaurine 6-O-methyltransferase-like, whose translation MPHVDAILLNVIEFSWFKSILHDWSDDHCMKILQRCKEAINPAEGGKIIIIDMVIDINQKIDMNPTLILDMFMMVNFGGKERTSEEWERLISNAGYSKCKIIPVLATASIIEAYTSQ comes from the exons ATGCCTCATGTTGATGCCATCCTTCTCAATGTAATTGAAttctcatggtttaaa TCTATCCTTCACGATTGGAGTGATGACCACTGCATGAAAATCCTTCAGCGATGTAAAGAAGCAATTAACCCAGCAGAAGGAGGAAAAATAATCATAATTGATATGGTGATAGACATCAATCAGAAGATAGACATGAATCCAACATTAATTTTAGACATGTTCATGATGGTGAATTTTGGAGGAAAAGAGAGGACAAGTGAGGAATGGGAGAGGCTCATTAGTAATGCAGGGTATAGCAAATGCAAAATAATCCCAGTTCTTGCTACGGCTTCAATCATTGAGGCTTATACTTCGCAGTGA